The Nocardioides salarius genome includes a region encoding these proteins:
- a CDS encoding ABC transporter ATP-binding protein, whose protein sequence is MRALPFDDPGTADHRSPGRFLWWLARGQWHTLALGMFFGVIWMSSQAVLPALIGRAIDRGVADRDSSALLMWTGLLFVVGLVQAASGIVRHRFAVTNWLTTAYRTVQLVTRQSVRLGGSLPRQVSTGEVVAIGTSDLSHLGQVMDVSARFAGAVVSFVLVAVILLQTSTTLGLVVLLGVPTLVLLIGPLLAPLQRRSTHQRHLMGELSNTATDIVSGLRVLRGIGGEQVFHARYARESQATRRAGVQVARLQSLLDALQVLLPGVFVVVVVWLGARYAVAGRISPGELVAFYGYAAFLMIPLRTATEYANKLIRGLVSARRVCRVLALEPESGPPAQAAPSPPPGSDLVDERSGLRVPAGRLVAVVSEQPDESAALADRIGLCDADHDAGVRLGGVPLVALSREEVRRRVVVSHTGSVLFSGRLGERLDVSGHGDVERALLTASAQDVLDALPERLDTLVAERGRSFSGGQRQRLVLARALALDPEVLVLVEPTSAVDAHTEARIAQRLRPHRAGRTTVVTSSSPLVLAAVDEVAFLVDGRVVATGTHAELLERSADYRRVVTREVAPAEVGR, encoded by the coding sequence GTGCGCGCGCTGCCCTTCGACGATCCCGGGACCGCCGACCACCGCTCCCCGGGGCGCTTCTTGTGGTGGCTGGCCCGCGGCCAGTGGCACACCCTGGCGCTGGGGATGTTCTTCGGCGTCATCTGGATGAGCAGCCAGGCGGTGCTGCCGGCGCTGATCGGTCGCGCCATCGACCGCGGCGTGGCCGACCGCGACTCCTCGGCGCTGCTGATGTGGACCGGGCTGCTCTTCGTGGTCGGGCTCGTGCAGGCGGCGAGCGGGATCGTGCGGCACCGCTTCGCGGTCACCAACTGGCTGACCACCGCCTACCGCACCGTCCAGCTGGTGACCCGCCAGAGCGTCCGGCTCGGCGGCAGCCTGCCGCGCCAGGTCTCGACCGGCGAGGTCGTCGCCATCGGCACCAGCGACCTGTCGCACCTGGGCCAGGTGATGGACGTGTCGGCGCGGTTCGCGGGCGCGGTCGTGTCGTTCGTGCTGGTCGCGGTGATCCTGCTGCAGACCTCCACCACGCTCGGGCTGGTGGTGCTCCTCGGTGTGCCGACCCTGGTGCTGCTGATCGGCCCGCTGCTCGCGCCGCTGCAGCGCCGCAGCACCCACCAGCGCCACCTGATGGGCGAGCTGTCCAACACCGCCACCGACATCGTCAGCGGCCTGCGGGTGCTGCGCGGCATCGGCGGCGAGCAGGTCTTCCACGCCCGCTACGCCCGCGAGTCGCAGGCCACCCGCCGCGCCGGCGTCCAGGTCGCGCGGCTGCAGTCGCTGCTCGACGCGCTGCAGGTGCTGCTGCCCGGCGTCTTCGTCGTGGTCGTGGTCTGGCTCGGGGCCCGGTACGCCGTCGCCGGGCGCATCTCGCCGGGCGAGCTGGTCGCCTTCTACGGCTACGCCGCGTTCCTGATGATCCCGCTGCGCACCGCGACCGAGTACGCCAACAAGCTGATCCGCGGGCTGGTCTCGGCCCGCCGGGTCTGCCGGGTGCTGGCGCTGGAGCCCGAGTCGGGCCCGCCGGCGCAGGCCGCGCCCTCTCCCCCGCCGGGCTCCGACCTGGTCGACGAGCGCTCGGGGCTGCGGGTGCCCGCCGGGCGCCTGGTGGCGGTGGTCAGCGAGCAGCCCGACGAGTCGGCCGCGCTCGCCGACCGGATCGGGCTCTGCGACGCCGACCACGACGCCGGCGTACGCCTGGGCGGGGTGCCGCTGGTGGCGCTGTCGCGCGAGGAGGTACGCCGCCGCGTCGTCGTCTCGCACACCGGCTCGGTGCTGTTCTCGGGTCGGTTGGGCGAGCGCCTCGACGTGTCCGGCCACGGCGACGTCGAGCGTGCCCTGCTCACCGCGTCGGCGCAGGACGTGCTCGACGCCCTGCCCGAGCGCCTCGACACCCTCGTCGCCGAGCGCGGGCGCAGCTTCTCGGGTGGGCAGCGCCAGCGCCTCGTGCTGGCCCGCGCCCTGGCGCTCGACCCCGAGGTGCTGGTGCTGGTCGAGCCCACCAGCGCCGTCGACGCCCACACCGAGGCCCGCATCGCGCAGCGGCTGCGCCCGCACCGGGCCGGGCGCACCACGGTGGTGACCAGCTCCAGCCCCCTGGTGCTCGCCGCGGTCGACGAGGTCGCCTTCCTCGTCGACGGCCGGGTGGTGGCCACCGGCACCCACGCCGAGCTGCTCGAGCGCTCGGCCGACTACCGGCGCGTGGTGACCCGCGAGGTCGCTCCCGCGGAGGTCGGCCGATGA
- a CDS encoding ABC transporter ATP-binding protein: MSATTRLPVADTPALRRYVKQLARRHPRMLFGALALHVLAAVAALAAPRLLGDLVEAVEQGTTTGYVDRVLMVLVGFLVAQTVLTRYARYVSQVLGEQVLADLREDFVDNALSLPVGVVESAGSGDLLTRTSRDVDQLGWSVRMALPEWTIAVVTAALTLVAALSIGWWVALPCLLGVPPLVVGLRWYLARAKDGYLRESATYSAISASLTETVEGARTVEALGLEREQITRVDDDIRDSYDAEKYTLHLRTVFFPSMELSYLVPTVATLLLGGWLYTRGEVSLGDVTAATLYVQMLIDPVDRIVSILDELQAGAASLARLLGVAHVPDDRTEGEARPVDEQLDVDRVRFSYDGERDVLHDVSMSVGVGERIAMVGPSGAGKSTLGRLMAGIHPPREGAVTVGGVPLVDLPLGELRGHVALVTQEHHVFVGTVRENLVLARPTADDDAVLAALGSVDARAWVEALPAGLDTLVGSGGRALTDAQAQQVALARLVLADPHTLVLDEATSLIDPRAARHLERSMASVLEGRTVVAIAHRLFSAHDADRVAVVDGGRITELGTHDELIANGGSYADLWESWHGRA; the protein is encoded by the coding sequence ATGAGCGCCACGACCCGGCTCCCGGTCGCCGACACCCCCGCGCTGCGCCGCTACGTCAAGCAGCTGGCGCGCCGCCATCCACGCATGCTCTTCGGCGCGCTCGCGCTGCACGTGCTGGCCGCGGTGGCCGCGCTGGCGGCGCCCCGGCTGCTCGGCGACCTCGTCGAGGCGGTCGAGCAGGGCACCACCACCGGGTACGTCGACCGGGTGCTGATGGTCCTGGTCGGGTTCCTGGTCGCCCAGACGGTGCTGACCCGCTACGCCCGCTACGTCAGCCAGGTGCTGGGCGAGCAGGTGCTGGCCGACCTGCGCGAGGACTTCGTCGACAACGCGCTGTCGCTGCCGGTGGGGGTCGTCGAGTCGGCCGGGTCCGGCGACCTGCTGACCCGCACCAGCCGTGACGTCGACCAGCTCGGCTGGTCGGTGCGGATGGCGCTGCCCGAGTGGACGATCGCCGTGGTCACCGCGGCGCTCACGCTCGTCGCCGCGCTGAGCATCGGCTGGTGGGTGGCGCTGCCGTGCCTGCTGGGCGTGCCGCCGCTGGTGGTCGGCCTGCGGTGGTACCTGGCGCGCGCCAAGGACGGCTACCTGCGCGAGTCGGCGACGTACTCGGCGATCAGCGCGAGCCTGACCGAGACCGTCGAGGGCGCGCGCACCGTCGAGGCGCTGGGCCTCGAGCGCGAGCAGATCACCCGTGTCGACGACGACATCCGCGACTCCTACGACGCCGAGAAGTACACGCTGCACCTGCGCACCGTGTTCTTCCCCAGCATGGAGCTGTCCTACCTGGTGCCGACGGTGGCGACGCTGCTGCTCGGCGGGTGGCTCTACACCCGCGGCGAGGTCTCCCTCGGCGACGTGACCGCCGCGACGCTCTACGTGCAGATGCTCATCGACCCGGTCGACCGGATCGTCTCGATCCTCGACGAGCTGCAGGCCGGCGCCGCGTCGCTGGCCCGGCTGCTCGGGGTCGCGCACGTGCCCGACGACCGCACCGAGGGCGAGGCCCGGCCGGTCGACGAGCAGCTCGACGTCGACCGGGTGCGGTTCTCGTACGACGGTGAGCGCGACGTGCTGCACGACGTGTCGATGTCGGTGGGGGTCGGCGAGCGGATCGCGATGGTCGGACCGTCGGGTGCGGGCAAGTCGACGCTGGGCCGGCTGATGGCCGGCATCCACCCGCCGCGCGAGGGCGCGGTCACCGTCGGCGGCGTGCCGCTGGTCGACCTGCCGCTGGGCGAGCTGCGCGGCCACGTGGCGCTGGTGACCCAGGAGCACCACGTCTTCGTCGGCACCGTCCGCGAGAACCTGGTGCTGGCCCGGCCCACCGCCGACGACGACGCGGTGCTGGCCGCGCTGGGGTCGGTGGACGCGCGGGCCTGGGTCGAGGCGCTGCCCGCCGGCCTCGACACCCTCGTCGGCTCGGGCGGGCGCGCCCTCACCGACGCCCAGGCCCAGCAGGTCGCCCTGGCGCGACTCGTCCTGGCCGACCCGCACACGCTCGTGCTCGACGAGGCGACGTCGCTCATCGACCCGCGCGCCGCCCGGCACCTCGAGCGCTCGATGGCCTCGGTGCTCGAGGGACGCACGGTCGTCGCGATCGCGCACCGCCTCTTCTCCGCCCACGACGCCGACCGGGTCGCAGTCGTCGACGGCGGCCGGATCACCGAGCTCGGCACCCACGACGAGCTGATCGCCAACGGCGGCTCCTACGCCGACCTGTGGGAGTCCTG